GATCTGAACATCGTTGGTCTCCTACGGCTTGGGTTCGGGTGCGGGCAGCGGGGTTCGCGTGACGACCGTCCCGCGTGCGACGGGACCCAGAAGCAGTTGAGTGGCCACCGTCGCGGGCTCTCCGACAAGCTCGCCCAGCCGGTCGCGCTCCTGGCCGCTGCCAACTGGGCCGACGTTGCCGCCGAATGAGGCGGGTGCCGCGCCACCGGGTACCGCGACCAGGTTGCCGTTCTCCCCGATGGCTGTACCCGGCGGTGGCGCCAGATCCGGTGGCGGCTGATAGTTCTGCGGCAGCAGGACTTCGGGGAGGTCTGCCCGGACAGGCACCTCGGGCGCGGTGAAGCAGCTCGGCCCCACCAGCGCTCCGTATCGCGGGCAGTCGGCGCGGGTGTAGGTGAACGAGGGCGTGAACGAGAGATTCACCCGGCCACGCGCGGTGTCGAGTTCGGAGTCCCAGACCTCGGCGAAAAACGTATCGGAGAACCTGGTCATCCGCTGGCTGATCGGCACGAAATGCTGGGCGTTCTGGGCCAGTACACCCAGCACCGGAGTCAGGTCGGTGGTGATGTGGACCAGCCGGTCGGTCTGATTGTCCAGCGATCGGTCGCTGGTACCCGTGGTGTGCGCGGCCGCCGCCAGGAAACCCTCGAGGCTACGGCGCTGTTCGACGAGGGTCCGCATGGGCACGACCGCCTCATGCAACGCCGAGACCAGGTCCGGCGCCGTCTGAGACAGACCGCGCGCAGCTTCTGACAACGCAGAAATCGTCGACGGCCCTTCATCGG
The window above is part of the Mycolicibacterium fortuitum subsp. fortuitum genome. Proteins encoded here:
- a CDS encoding MlaD family protein — protein: MVDLDGNHLTGRQLIRRGAAALVVVGVVASVLLVKSAGLFDRNLHVVAELRNIGDGLPARSDVKFRGVLVGAVEGVTPGTGEQPSQVHIRLESSYAHGIPAGVAARVVPSNAFAVSSVQLVETPGGPAGAIRDGGRIPEDTALPTVLFQTTLTKLRDILAAAGRGRDDHTVGVLAAVAAATNNRRGQLLTSAAELNRLIDELNHVVATDEGPSTISALSEAARGLSQTAPDLVSALHEAVVPMRTLVEQRRSLEGFLAAAAHTTGTSDRSLDNQTDRLVHITTDLTPVLGVLAQNAQHFVPISQRMTRFSDTFFAEVWDSELDTARGRVNLSFTPSFTYTRADCPRYGALVGPSCFTAPEVPVRADLPEVLLPQNYQPPPDLAPPPGTAIGENGNLVAVPGGAAPASFGGNVGPVGSGQERDRLGELVGEPATVATQLLLGPVARGTVVTRTPLPAPEPKP